The Cervus canadensis isolate Bull #8, Minnesota chromosome X, ASM1932006v1, whole genome shotgun sequence genome contains the following window.
AGaaagcaatctaaacaagatgaaaaggcaaagaaatacacaacaggtaaaggaacatgaaaaatgcccaccaagtcaaacaaaagaggaggagatagggaatctacctgaaaaagaatttagaataatgataataaaaatgatccaaaatcttgaaaacaaaatggagtaacagataaatagcctggagacaaagattgaaaagatacaagaaatgtttaataaagacctagaagaaataaaaaagagtcaattaaaaatgaataatgcaatgaatgagatcaaaaacactctggagggaaccaagagtagaataacggagacagaagataggataagtgaggtagaagataaaatggtggaaataaatgaagcagagaggaaaaaagaaaaaaaggatcaaaagaaatgaggacaacctcagggacctctgggacaatgtgaaacgccccaacattcaaatcataggagtcccagaagaagaagacaaaaagaaaggccatgagaagatactcgaggagataatagctgaaaacttccccaaaatggggaaggaaatagttacacaggtccaagaaaccctgagagtcccaaacaggataaacccaaggcaaaacacccgaagacacatgttaatcaaattaacaaagatcaaacacaaagaacaaatattaaaagcagcaagggaaaaacaacaaataacacacaaagggattcccataaggataacagctgacctatcaatagaaacccttcaggctagaagggaatggcaggacatacttaaagtaatgaaagagaataacctacaactcagattactgtatccagcaaggatctcattcagatatgaaggagaattcaaaagctttacagacaagcaaaagctgagagaattcagcaccaccaaaccagctcttcaacaaatgctaaaggatcttctctagacaggaaacacagaaaggttgtataaacgtgaacccaaaacaacaaagtaaatggcaatgggaccatacctatcaataattaccttaaatgtaaatgggttgaatgccccaaccaaaagacaaagactggctgaatggatacaaaaacaagacccctatatatgctgtctacaagagacccacctcaaagcaagagacacatacagactaaaagtgaagggctagaaaaaaatatttcacgcaaacggagaccaaaagaaagcaggagtcgcaatactcatatcagataaaatagactttcaaataaaggatgtgaaaagagacaaagaaggacactacataatgatcaaaggatcaatccaagaagaagatataataattataaatatatatgcacccaacataggagcaccgcaatatgtatggcaaacgctagcgagtatgaaagaggaaattaatagtaacacaataatagtgggagactttaataccccactcacacctatggatagatcaactaaacagaaaattaacaaggaaacacaaaccttaaatgacacaatggaccagctagacctaattgatatctataggacatttcaccccaaaacaatcaacttcacctttttctcaagtgcacacggaaccttctccagaacagatcacatcctgggccataaatctggtcttggaaaattcaaaaaaattgaaatcattccagtcatcttttctgaccacagtgcagtaagattagatctcaactacaggaaaaaaaattgttaaaaattcaaacatatggaggctaaataacacgcttctgaataaccaacaaatcacagaagaaatcaaaaaagaaatcaaaatatgcatagaaatgaatgaaaatgaaaacacaacaacccaaaacctatgggacactgtaaaagcagtgctaaggggaaggttcatagcattacaggcttacatcaagaaacaagaaaaaaaccaaataaataacctaactctacacctaaagcaactagagaaggaagaaatgaagaaccccagggttagcagaaggaaagaaatcttaaaaatcagggcagaaataaatgcaaaagaaactaaagagaccatagcaaaaatcaacaaagctaaaagctggtttttttgaaaaaataaacaaaattgacaaaccattagcaagactcattaagaagcaaagagagaagaaccaaattaacaaaattagcaatgaaaatggagagatcacaacagacaacactgaatacaaagggatcataagagactactaccaggcCAGCTCTATGCCAATTAAAATGGGACAACTTGGAATGAAATGgacaaaattcttagaaaagtataactttcccaaaactgaaccagcaaaagaaaatagaagatttCTTtaaacagacccatcacaagcaaggaaatccgAAACTTGTAATCCAAAAATCCTTCCaggcaaacaaaagcccaggaccagatggcttccacagctgaattctaccaaaaatttagagaagagctaacacctatcttaccaaactcttccagaaaattgcagaggaaggtaagcttccaaactcattctatgaggccaccatcaccctaattccaaaatcagacaaagatgccacaaaaaaagaaaactacaggccaatatcactgatgaacatagatgcaaaaatccttaacaaaattctagcaaacggaatccaacaacatattaaaaaaatcatacaccacgaccaagtgggctttatcccaggaatgcaaggattcttcaatatccgcaaatcaatcaatgtaatacaccacattaacaaattgaaagataaaaaccatatgattatctcaatagatgcagagaaagcctttgacaaaattcaacactcatttatgattaaaactctccaaaaagcaggaatataaggaacatacctcaacataataaaagctatatatgacaaacccacagcaagcatcaccctcaatggtgaaaaattgaaggcatttcccctgaaatcaggaacaagacaagggtgcccactctcaccactactattcaacatagtgttggaagttttggccacagcaatcagagcagaaaaagaagtaaaagtaatccagataggaaaagaagaagtgaaaatctcactgtttgcagatgacatgatcctctacatagaaaaccctaaagactcttccagaaaattactggaactaatcaatgaatatagtaaagttgcaggatataaaattaacacacagaagtcccttgcattcctatataccaacaatgaaaaaacagaaagagaaattaaggaaacaataccattcaccattgcaacaaaaagaataaaatacttgggagtatatctacctaaagaaacaaaagacctatacatagaaaactataaaacactaatgaaagaaatcaatgaggacacaaacagatggagaaacataccgtgttcatggattggaagaatcaatattgtcaaaatggctattctacccaaagcaatctatagattcaatgtaatccctatcaagctaccaacggtatttttcacagaactagaacaaataatttcacaatttgtatggaaatacaaaaaacctcgaatagccaaagtaatcttgagaaagaagaatggaactggaagaatcaacctgcctgacttcagactatactacaaagccacagtcatcaagacagtatggtactggcacaaagacagaaatatagatcaatggaacagaatagaaagcccagagataaatccacgaacctatggacaccttatctttgacaaaggaggcaaggatatacaatgcaaaaaagacaacctctttaacaagtggtgctgggaaaactggtcaaccacttgtaaaagaatgaaactagaacactttctaacaccatacacaaaaataaactcaaaatggattaaagatctaaatgtaagaccagaaactataaaactcctagaggagaacataggcaaaacactctccgacatgaatcacagcagaatcctctatgacccacctcccagaatattggaaataaaagcaaaaataaacaaatgggacctaatgaaacttaaaagcttttgcactacaaaggaaactataagtaaggtgaaaagacagccctcagattgggagaaaataatagcaaatgaagcaacagacaaaggattaatctcaaaaatatacaagcaactcctgaagctcaattccagaaaaataaatgacccagtcaaaaaatgggccagagaactaaacagacatttctccaaagaagacatacagatggctaacaaacacatgaaaagatgctcaacatcactcattattagagaaatgcaaatcaaaaccacaatgaggtaccattacacaccagtcaggatggctgctatccaaaagtctacaagcaataaatgctggagagggtgtggaggaaagggaagcctcttacactgttggtgggaatgaaaactagtacagccactatggagaacggtgtggagatttcttaaaaaactggaaatagaaccgccatatgacccagcaatcccacttctgggcatacacactgaggaaaccagatctgaaagagacacgtgcaccccaatgttcatcacagcactgtttataatagccaggacatggaagcaacctagatgcctatcagcagatgaatggataaggaagctgtggtatatatacaccatggaatattactcagccattaaaaagaattcatttgaatcagtcctaatgagatggatgaaactggagcccattatacagagtgaagtaagccagaaatataaagaacattacagcatattaacacatatatatggaatttagaaagatggtaacaataaccctatatgcaaaacagaaaaagagacacagaaatacagaacagacttttgaactctgtcggagaaggtgagggtgggatgtttcgaaagaacagcatgtatattatctatagtgaaatagatcaccagcccaggtgggatgcatgagacaagtgctccggcctggtgcactgggaagacccagaggaattgggtggagagggaggtggggggggcaggatcaggatggggaatatgtgtaaatctattgctgattcatgtcaatgtatgacaaaacccactgaaatgttgtgaagtaattagcctccaactaataaaaaataaattaaaaaaaaaaaaagttgctatctcacgttagctccctccaattgccctcagggcattcgggcccaGTCCTTATCCTAGGCAAtgctgcctgctcctctccattccacccccacttgctggtggcggatgcaggcatctggggtacttttctgctgggagttgcttttaggcatgtaatctgtgggttttatttatttttcctcccagtcaggttgccctccgagattcaaaaacttcccccagacacgcccgtgagagggtttcctggtatttggaaacttcctctattacgactcccttcccgggacaggtttccatccctagctcttttgtctctctttttatcttttatattttgtcctacctcctttcgaagatgatgggctgcttttctgggtgcctgatgtcttctgctagtggccagaagttgttttgtgaagtttgctcagcgttcacatgttctttcgatgaatttgtaagggagaaagtggtctccccgtcctattcctccaccatcttagctcctccccccgcttcctttctttttgtccttcAGGTACACCCCCACAGATTTATGGtgatattgtgtaagtttaagatgtacaatgtgaTAATTTTCACACAGGTGCATGTTGAAAAACCTTGCCCACAGTAAGATTAAGGAACACATCCTTCCCCCAACATAATTAGCATTTTCTTCTTGTTGTCATTGTGAGAACATTAATGATCTACTCttatagcaactttcaagtatacgaGACAGTATTATTAACCATAGTCTCCATGCTGAACCTTAGGTCCTCGTAACTTACTCATCTTACAACTCAAAGTTTGTACCCTTGGATGAGTATCTTCTCATTGttcaccacccccagcccctcatgtccattttcatttttatagttcaATGGTATTAGATCaagtcccttaaaaaaaaaatcgaaaGAGGCAAATTCTACTTCCAGAGAGCCACAGTTTTACTGGTTATGATGTTTTGCTCGCAAAACCCAGAGTACCAGCTAAGGAGTAAGTGTGGGTAGTTGGGCCCCACCCTCCTGACTTATTGCTCTAATTCCAGGGCAGGGGAAGAGGATGGAAATGAAAGAGATCAGGATACATCTTTCTTCATGCATTGTTCCCTTTTAGAACATCTTGGGACATTCAACCTGTTAAGTCCAGAATTAGTCTTAAATTCATAACCTGTGAAGAGATCAAAATATATGACCTTTGCTAAAACTCGTTCTAAAAATAAAGATTGTAAGGACTGTCAATACAATTTTGGGCTAGTaggctttaaaaaatttcaaacagtGATAAGAGATAAAGGCAACATCAAATGTTTTATTGTAAAAATACCAGCCAGGTGAGCAATGTCACATTATCTCCAGTTTCagataatcttcatttttttgttaaaattaaaacacagtttTTTAACATTAATTCACCTAATTCACCTGGGAATGCAGAAAAATAGGTGTGGTCCCAGTCAGACCATTAAAGATATAGGTTcaagagtgtgtgtttgtgtgcatgtgtgtgtgtgtgtgtgtgtgtgtgtgtgtgtgtgtagggataCTACCAAGGCAGATGGTATGAGGGGATTTAGAATTATATAGATCTTGTCATTTAACTTCTAACCTTGCGTAAAgggcatgtatttttttcagggCCCAAATCTAACAATCTGTGTGCATGTTTGGACTGAGCTCCTCAAGGGGACATCACCTGTAGCCCAGAGCAGGGAGTCCCTGGAGAGTGAGCCGAGCTGTGACTAGGCCTGGGCGGCAGAGGGCGCATCCATGACCAAGGGGTTCTCCTTTTTAGGGGCGTCGTTGTTCTTTGCCACAGCGACAGAAGAAGGTGTTTCAGTGGGGCTCTTCCTGATCGTGCTCTCTCCTCCCTCGGAATCCTGTTCCTGGGCACCAGGAACTTGCTGCGGGCGGCGGCGCCGGTTACTGGGACGGCAGGATCCATAGCGTGGAGGGGGCCTCTGTGGAGGATTGCTGCCGGCTTCGGGCCCTCTCTCGCTGTGTTCTGCCTCCAGCTCTTCTGGGATGCCTGGTGAGCGTCTAGGGCCTCTGGCCCTAGGGCGACTCAGCAGGTAGCTAAGGCCCCGACCCCGCTGAGGATGCCCCTCCTGCCTTGCAGTGGGGTTGGACCCAGGCTGCTGGTCGGACAGGGGGCCGCTGGTGGTAACCTGGATCCACGGGTGGCGGGTCACAGATGGGGCCCTGCGGGAGGGCGGGAAACGGCTCAGTTGTTGGTCTTGGGAGTGGCCAGGCAGAGGGCGTCTGAGGCCCTGGGCCGCAGTGAAGCCTTCGCCGCTGCCATCACGTTCATCAACGCCGTTCTCTGCGCTCTTGGGACTTCGCGGAGGTGGCTCATGGCGGTGGGTGCTGAAGCCCCGGCGGGTGCTGGCGCGGTGGGAAGTGTAGCGGCTTCCCTTCAGTGGCGCGCCCGCTGGCCCGGTTACGTTAGCAGCCTCAGTGCCCCGCTCGCCCTGCACCACGTCGAACTCCACCGTCTCGCCATCATCCACGGTGCCTTGGTACTTGCGGGAGGTGTTCCAGGTGATGGCCGAATGGTGAACAAACACATCTTCCTGGGTATCGTGCCTGCTGATGAAGCCGTACCCATTCTTCACGTTAAACCATACGACAGAGCCTAGGACCCTCTCAGCGATGACCTTCTTGGGCTCCTTTCCCTTGGAGTCCCCAGCAGTGGCCTTGGGGATCTCATCCCCGCTGAGGTGGCCTGTGTCAAGGGCTAGGGCCCGGTCTCCGCCTCCCAAGGATGCCAAGGGTTTACACGAGGCTTGAGGGGAGATGGAAGCAGCCACCTCCGTGAGGGTGGTCTCTCCCGCCTCACTCATCAGGTCGTCCTCGCTCTCCTTTCTCCTAGAATCTGAGGGAAATTTGTCCCTCTGAGGTtggaagggtgggagggggctcaggCTGGAGGCCGGAGCCTCCCTCTGGGAGGTTTGTGGGTTAGGGCCAAGGGCTCTCTGGCTTTAGTCTGAGAGTCTTGGagaggcctgtgtgtgtgtgtgtggcgtcTCCTGGGATGACGGGGACGCGGACCAAACAATGGCTGCCATGGTGATGGTGAGTTCTCAagcggtgggggcggggtgggtccTTGAAGTAGCttgacctggggtgggggggagcgggGCAAATGCACTCCGCCCCAGCCTCCTGCCACCATATCATGGTACCTCCTGCTTCATGGTGGAGAAGGAGACACACCTGAAGCTCTAGGGAAGGGCCTTGAGCACCCTCTTGCTTGCTTGAGTGGCTGTGAAGAGAGGACCCACGTTCCACCCCTCTTCCTTGGTTGGGGAGATTCACAGCCCTCTAAGGGCACTCACTCAATATTCTCTCACAAATCGCTGGTCCTTTTCTGATACCTGGGCAGCCCATTGTGTGGGTCAGGCATTTTGTGCCACTTGAGGCAAGATGACAGCCGTGTGATTTGAAGACTCAATTAAAGAAACCTGCTGTGggttttgtctgtctgttttgtttttgtttcccttctgAGAGACATAGGAAGGCTGCCAGGCCTAGAATGCTAGTGCTGAGAGGGCACTAATGTAGCACACATTTATCCAGCCTAGTGTTAAGATTgtgttgacctaaaacaaatagacTGCCAGGGATTGCTCCACCAAAAATGAGTTTATTCTAGATCAAcagagaattgcaattcaggGTCTACAACCATGGTGAGCCACATGCAAGACTCCATAACAGGGAGAAGATAACtctttgaaagaaagagaaggttaGGAAGGCTGCACTAAGCAAAGTGTCCATGGGAGGCTGAGGGTTTGAAGTATGGTGGCTCTTCATTCGCTGAGCCCTGGCAGTCTCTCATTGGCTGAGCTCTTGGCAGGCAAGatgaggaagtctttcttcttcctgctggGCTCTGCTGTCATGTCTGAGAGCTCTCCCTTCTGGCCTCCCAACTCTATCTTAATGgaagtttctttttattaattttttacactTCTCCCCTTTGACTGAGATCTTTCTCTGGAAGCATCGCTGATCCAGAGtcagatttttttcagtttcagcaGCTTTTTGCCaacccccgcctccctccccccccacccccacgcccctGTGCCAGGAAAGACTTCTCCTGGGCATAGTATCCCATGTTAGAGTGAAAGCGCAGAGTTTGGAAAGGTATTGAAGTCCCATTAGAATAAGAAGTAGGGGTCAGAGGGAGAACTCTCAGGTACTTTTTCTCTAAAGTTCATGTTTTCAAGATCATAGACACTGGAGATCATCTGAAGCACCGTGCTGCTGTCAGAGGTTTGGCAGACAAACTTTCAAGAAACTACTCTGAATATTCTGGGAAGGCTGTCTTATCAAATATCATCTCTGCTTCAGCTTCAGAAAATCTTTACTCTCAGATCACTAGATAATGTGCAGGTCCAATTAGGATTGGTGCTTTCTTTAAGTGTCTCATGTGAGTCAAAGAGTCTATTCCCTGGAGCTTGGTGACACTAGGGCTGGTTAGCAGTATCTGATAGGGGCCTTTCCAGCAACGTAGAGGTGAGTCCTTCTGGAAGTGTTTCTGCCAATAGATGTAATGTCCCGGTTGCAATGTGTGTTGAAATATCAGAGGACCTCTCCTCTTACCAGTGGTGGGTCAAAAGAGGCAGGAGCCAAGAGACTATCCTTTGACTATCTCAAAGGGTGAGAGTTTATGCATTCTAAACAGAGTGGATCTGTGATTCAGAAGGACCAAAAGGCAATGCACTTGACCAAGGTAATTGGAGGGGCTCCACAAATCTTGCAAACTGAGTCTTAATAATGTCATTAGTGCATTTGACTAAACAAGAGGAATGAGTCTGGTCAGTGCAGTGAAAATGTTGTAAAACTAGCCAAATGGTGCAGGCTTGTGGAAGTAACTGACCAGTAAAATGGGGGTCTTGATCATTCTGAAGTTTGAGAGGAGTTCCCCAGATAGGGATAATCTTTTCCAAAAGGACTTTAGCCACAGAAGAGGCAGTAGCCTGTCTGCAAGGAAAGGCTTCAGTCTGATGTGAAAACATACCAACCATGACTAAAACACATCCACGAAGTGGAGGAAGTTGTAAGGAATCCTATTTCCAGTGCCTGGATGCTCCTTTGAGGCAGTTTAAAATGTCGAAGAGGAGTACAGCCAGTCTTCTCTGGGGTGTATTTTGGACAAGTGGGCCAAGTGGTTTCAAAGATGATATACAGCTAATAATAGCTAAGTTGACACAAACATGATACACATCATACACAGTAAGGGAACTACAGATGAAAAGAATAAGATAGCACCATGCacctgttggaaaagaccctgatgctgggaaagattgagggcaacaggagacgagggtgacagaggataagatagatAGATAGCATGACCAACTCattgaacatgaatctgagcaaactctgggagataatgaaggacagggaagcctgggatgctgcagtccatggggtcaaaaagagtcggacatgatttagcaactcagcaacaagaacacacacacatgttagaATAGCTCCCTCCCCTCCAAATGCAAACGCCAAATACTGGCGGATGGGAAACAACAGCAACTTTAACTCATTGCTGAAAGAACTCATCTACTGCCTCTCAAGAAAGAGATTGTCAGTATTTTCCGAAGCTAAGCAAGCCTCACACCTTGAGATCCATTGAGGTAGGCACTTTTTGGCCTCTTGTTCCTGTTTCCCCACCAATATGGATTCACAAATGCTATCATTCCTTCACAAATGCTATCATTCCATCAGTCGGCCAGTAGTTCAATGCACGTTACAGTGGCTATGAGGGGCAATTTTAGAGTCTCCAGTAAAGCTGCACTGCTATTTGGTCTGACTCAGATCTTTCTCTTTTAATCAAACCAACAATTGTTTAACCTCCAGTCTTGCTTTCCCCTCTCTGAGGCTAAGTGTTGGGCCTCTCGAGCCAGTTTTCTCAAGCTATAATTTGGGGAAATATCCCTGTGTGCCATGACAGAGGTTTGGACTGCCGGTTACTTTAAGGGCAGCATTCATTGTGAAAGTATCAGCAAGGCGATTTGATTTGCCTTAGCTTCCGAAGAGCATCAAGTTTAGAATGCCTCCGTAAAGATTGCATTGACTAATCCCTGAACAAAAGCCATCTTAAATTTGGTTTCCTCTGGCAGGTAGGAAGTCATGTTGCTTCTAAACCATTCTAAAGTCATGAGCTACTCGGAAAGTGTATCACCTATAAATGCAAATATTGTTAGTTTTGcccttgagaagactcttgagagtcccctgggctgcaaggagaccaagccaatcaatcttaaagaaaatccaccctgaatattcatgggaaggattgatgctgaagctgaaactccagtactttggccacctgacatgaaaagaccctgatgctgggaaagattgaaggcaaaaggagaagggggtggcagaggatgagatggttagatagcatcagtgactcaatggacatgaacttgagcaaactctgagtgatggtgaagaacagggaagcctggcgtgctggagtccatggggccacaaagaggtagacatgacctagcaactgaacagagCAGAAAGTtcaagtctgtgtgtgtgctaagttgcttcagtagtgtctgactctttgggaccccatagactgtagccctccaggttcctctgcccatgggattctccaggcaagaacactggagtgggttgccatgccctcctcccaagCCTGGGCTTGAATAGAGAATGCACGCTTCTctttcaagatggtggagtagaaggacatgtgctcctCTCCTCCTGAGAAAGCACCAAaactgcaactagctgttgaacgaCCATTGACAGAAGGATGCTGGAGCTCACCAGAAACAAATACCTcttgtccaaagacaaagaagaaactgcAATGAGACAGGAAAGTCAAAACATGGTAAAGTCAAATCCCATACCAGCCAGGTgcatgacccacaaactggagaagaaTAATTCCAAAGACGTTCTCCCTGATGTGAAGGTTCagagccccacatcaggcttcccaatCTGGGAAGCTGGCACATGGActggaatccccagggaatctgccATTGAtggccagcaggatttgattacaagCCTTCCAGAGCACTGGGAAAAACAGACATGCCACtgttggagggcacagacaaggCTCatgggaaaggagcagtgacagcACAAGAGACTGAAGCAGACAgacctacctgctagtgttgcCGATGTGGGTTGGCAGTGCCTCActgcagggacaggggcactGGCAACAGCAGTTCTGGAAGCTTCCCTTTGGCATAAGCGCTCTTGGAGtttgccattaaccctaccatagagcccaaAGAGCCCCAGGGCTGGGTCGCCTTAGGCCAAACATCTAACAGGGAGGAAGCGCAGCCCCACTCATCAGCAGATAATTTGAGTTTtactgagcacagccctgcctACCAGAGCAAGAATGAAGTTTTCAcactgccagtccctcccatcaggaagcttacacaagcctcatAGCCTCATCCACCTGAAGGATGACAG
Protein-coding sequences here:
- the LOC122435565 gene encoding Y-box-binding protein 3-like: MSEAGETTLTEVAASISPQASCKPLASLGGGDRALALDTGHLSGDEIPKATAGDSKGKEPKKVIAERVLGSVVWFNVKNGYGFISRHDTQEDVFVHHSAITWNTSRKYQGTVDDGETVEFDVVQGERGTEAANVTGPAGAPLKGSRYTSHRASTRRGFSTHRHEPPPRSPKSAENGVDERDGSGEGFTAAQGLRRPLPGHSQDQQLSRFPPSRRAPSVTRHPWIQVTTSGPLSDQQPGSNPTARQEGHPQRGRGLSYLLSRPRARGPRRSPGIPEELEAEHSERGPEAGSNPPQRPPPRYGSCRPSNRRRRPQQVPGAQEQDSEGGESTIRKSPTETPSSVAVAKNNDAPKKENPLVMDAPSAAQA